TAGGTTACAGGTGTAAAGGTGGTGACATCAAAGCCGAGTAATACTAATCGCCCGAAGCTTTCTCAAGCAACAGAACTATATTGTTGTCTTCTCACCCTTTTCAATAACTTCTTTCAATAATATGTCAATTGTTATGGCAGCAGTGAACAGTGAATAGTGAGGTTTCCTTTCTATACTCACCAATCACCACTCCCAACTAACAATAAAGATCTTCAGGTGCCTATATCGGCGGTGTCCACCTCTTCCCATTCCGAACAGAGAAGTTAAGCCCGCCAGAGCCGATGGTACTGCGGTAAAACGTGGGAGAGTAGGTCGGTGCCAACCTTTACTAAAGCCCCTTTCAGCAATGAGAGGGGCTTTTTGCGTTTTATGCTCTTTTCCCTGCATATCCAACCGGAATGTCATTCCTCCTTAAAGCTTCGGCTATGCCCGATAATGCTCGCATATCTCTATAAATTTCATCAGAAGAAATAGCACCCAAGCTTCTATTCATTCTTCCTCTTATCTGCAGATCGTGTTACACCACCTGACGCGGTAGATCAGGCTTGGCACCCCCATCTTACTTATACAAATCGTACTGGATATCGCTTTGCCAGGATATGCTGAACAAACAATTTCACCATAACCCCACAAAGGGTGGAAGTAAAGAGGGCGTTCGCTTTAAAAACTATTACGACGCCCCGACTCGACGCTAAATGGAATATTTTAAAACCGAGCCGCCAGCCGATATCTGGAAGGGCAGCGGGAACGGTTTTCTGACATAAATTTCCAGCGTGTCAATCTAAATTGATACTGGCTTATACGTAAACTCGTTTTCACGCGACGCAACAATTTATACAAGGTAGCAATTTTAGCAATTTGTGGTGGCGATTAGGCCATTTCCGTAATACGCGCTTTTTTAATCTTCGGTTTCTTAGCTTTGTTGCGCCGCCCCCACCAAATTATAAAACCGGTAACAGGCATGCTCGCACAAATTAAACTGCCAAAAAAGGCGGCAATTTTACCTGCGAGGCCCGCAACAGCGCCTACGTGAATGTCATAGTTCATGCGGGCTATCTTATCAGCCGTACTGGCTTTTGCCAGCCTGCCGTAAATATGTTTAACAGGTAACTCTTCAAGCGTATATTGATCATAAAAGCGATAATCAGCCTGCCAATAGGTGTACGGGTCAGGATTAACAGCTATTTCAATGGAAGCCTTATTGTTTTCAGGGAAGTGCACATCCATGCTGCCTTTAAAGTTCGTCAGTGTGTCATTGGTACGTGCCCAAAGTATATCGGTCGGAGGCGCATTTTGGCTGATCTTATTCATTTTGGTAGTGTCGGACAGTGACTCGGTGAACTGCACTTGCGATTTACCGCCAGAAGTTACCCAGTACATTGATTTGGCAAACCATTGAAAACCCCACACCAATCCGGTAATGGCAATAAAAATAATTACCCAGGTCATGTAAAAACCCAGCACGTTGTGCAAGTCGTAATTTACGCGGCGCCACTTGGCATTCCACTTTATGCTGAAGCGCTGTTTGGTTGCCGCGCGGTTTTTTGGCCACCAGAGTACAACGCCCGATATCAGCAGAAACAAAAACATGAGGGTACCGGTAGCTACAATTGGCTGGCCTATTTTAGGCGGCAGCCATAGGTAAAAGTGCCCATCGATCACGATACGGAAAAAATCCTGGTTCATATCCTTAACCCTGAGCACCTGTCCGGTGTACGGATTCATGAAAACGATGTAGTAATATTTAGGCTCGTAGCCGTAGTAAACGGCCATTGCCGACCGCCCCGTCTGGTAATTAATGCTATGCGGTTCTTTACCTTTTATCTGGGTGTTGGCAATCTCCTTGAGTTTTGATGGCGGCAAAACCGGTTTATTTTGTACCTGGGAAAAGCGATAGGCTTGGGTAGCATCTTCAATTTCCCGTTCAAATGCCAGTATACAACCGGTAATGCCCAAAAAACAAACCAAAAGGCCCGACGCAAGGCCGAGCCAAAGGTGCATTTTTCCAATCCAGTATTTAAAGTTTTTTTTAGCCGCCATTGTCATCTGTTGAGTGACAAAAATGCGAAAAATATCTTTATTAAGATTGATTACAAATAAAATACTTACAGCATTACTGCTTTAAGTACACCCTGTGCATATTCGCCCCAGTCCTTCATAGCGCTTTTAACGGTGTTCACAAATGTTTTGCGGTCAACCGCCTTGCCTTTTGCCGGCGCGTTTAACGATGCAGCGGGAACGTTGGTGTCGGTAACTTTTGTTGCAAACCAAGTGATGTTATCATGCGGCAGGGCAACGCCCAATATCATGCCCGGTAAACCCGAAAATGATTCCGGCCCACCTGATACAGGTATCTCATCCGTGTAAAAAGCCACTACATAAATAGAATCTAAAACTAAGGCATTAGCCCGGCGGCATTCGTAACCGGCAATATTGCGGGTTTCGCTGGTTATCTTCCATTTAATTTGACGGGTGCTGTCTTTCAATAAAAAAGTTTCCTCAAATACCTTTTTCTGGGCGATAATTTTATTGGCGTTTAAGTCGGTAAACACCACGTTATTTTGCCCGACAATTGCCCGGTTACCCCAGTACTGCGGATTATTCTCTTCCGGAATAGGCGTGAACAACGTTTTATTATCACCAAATGCTAAGGTAGCCTTCAGCTTTTTAAACTGCGGATTGTTTCTTTTATAGGCATCATACACATTGGCCATGTATGTTTCATTGTCCTTGTTTATCTCTTTACGTAACAGGGCGTACATATTGGCTGATTTTTCAAACTCAATAGTGCCTGATTTGGTAAAGTGCTTATTTTGAGCATTCAATGTACCTATGCTTAGTACCACAAGTACTAACAATGCTGTAAGTTGTTTGTATATCGTCTTCATGCTGATATTAATTTTTGGCAACGCCGCCGCCCATGTGGTTAAAATCATAACTAATTGAGAACATAAAATACCTGCGTATAGTGGTATAAGTGTTTTGGTAGATGATGTTATTGTTTGCGCTACGGCTAAACCCGGTGTTTTGGTTTAATAAATCGTTCACAGCTAATGATAGCCTTAAATTATCCTGTTTCATGAAGGTTTTTGTAACAGAAGCGTTCCAGATAGTACGGCGGAACGGGTCGGCAAATGTTTGTGTTGCCGCCTGGTACTCATGTTCTATGTCTGAACCTATTTGTATTTTGAAAGGCAGGTAAACATTAAATCCGCCGGATAAGTTATATGCCCTACCATTGCTGTTACGCTCCGGATTTAACGAGGTTTCATTGGTGTTGTATGACGGACGAAAGTCTACCCTGATATCATATTTCTTAGTTGCGTATTTAGATAAAGACAGGCCTAATGAATAGGAGTATGCCTTGGTGCGATTCTCCTGGTTGTTCACCATGTTATAAAAAGTATTGCCATTGATATTACCGTTTAAGCCGGCGTTAAAGCCCCAGAATATTTTACGGTTATACCAAAGCCCGCCATAAAAGTTATTGGTTTGGCGGTTTGGCAGGTTGAATGATTGGATAACGCTTCTACCGGTAATGGTATCGGTAAATACGTTGGTAACTATCGGGTTGGTAGTGAATGAGTACGAGCCGTAAAGGTTCATCCACTCATCAGCCAAAACCTTATATGAGTTGGCGTTAAAATTAAGACGGTGCGTAAATGATGGATCCAGATCGGGGTTACCTAAAGTGATATTCAGTGGGTCATTATTGATGCGTATAGGCTGTACCTGATCAATAGTAGGCTGCGTGGTATTACCATTGTAAGATAACCTAAACGATTTTTGCTGCGAGAAACGGTATTGCCAGCTGGCCTGCGGAAACCAGTTGGTAAAGTTCCGGTCGAAACGCATATTGTTAATGCGGTTAACCTGTTGAAAGTTTACAATGGCTGCTCTTGTACCAAAATTTAAAGTGGTTTTCCCTTTTTTATAGTTAAACACGGCACCCGCCTGGTTTGATAGCTGGTTCAATTTAAAATCACTGCTTAATGAGTCTATCTGGCGGTTGTAAATGCCGTTAGCAACTGTTCTTTCGAAGGTGCGCCTGTCGGCAGTGGCATTGTTAATGTTCACACCGTAATTTAGCACCACTGAAAAATCTTTAGTGAACGGCTCCGTATATGTAATGTTTGAATTTAACAATACGCTTTGCAGGTCATTCACTTTATACTGGTCAATATTGGTCGTACTATCAAGCGCGCCGCTTCTGTCGTAATAATTGATGGTTGATTTCAGGAAACCGTCGGCATTGTTACGCGTTACTGATGGCGCTATATTTACCGAGAATGTACGACCCTTTTTCTTTAGCTTTTTGTTATAAAAGATAGATGCGTTAAAAAGCTTTTGATTACCGTCAGTTGTCAATTCACGCACGTTGTCGTTCTGTAAGGTATCATTACGGCGACTAACGGAGTTGAAATTCTGGCGGGTATCGCTTTCTTTTAAAGTACCGCCAAAAGTTAGCTTCAGGTTTGATGTGGTATCTATTTTCAGATTATATGTACCATCAAGTTTCTGCCTGAACAGGTAGTTATCAAATTTCTGATCGGATAGCGTGGTTTGGCTCAGCGTTGGCGAAAGGTTATTAATATTGATGGAGTTGTTGGTTCCTTCAACCTCTATCGAACCTATTTTGTAGTTGCCGTTAACAGATTCCTTATCCTCATTCCATTTGGTATCAAAATGAGCGCCGCCGGTGCGCGCTGTTGGTAAGCCCTGGCCGCTGTAACGCCCGTCAAACGAGTCGAGCTCATCGCCGCCGCTGCTAAAGAAAATGGACACGCTGCCATCGTCGCCGTAAGTAACGTTGTCTGATCCGCCGCCGTATTTATCATTGTCATTCCACCCCAGGCCGGTTTTACCGGTATTGCTCAGCGTACCGTATACCGAGAACTTCTGTTTGTTTTTAAAGGTGTTGAACATCAGTTCGCCCTGGTAAAAATCGCGGGTGCCAACGGCGGCCGATGCTTTACCGAACGAGCCTTTCTTCTTGTCCTCTTTTAGCTTTATATTAAGGGTTTTGGTTTTCTGGCCGTCGTCAATCCCCGTGAAGGTAGCCTGGTCGCTTTTCTTGTCGTACAGCTGCACCTTGTCAACCATATCGGCACGCAGGTTTTTGGTAACCAGGGTTGGGTCATCGCCAAAAAATTCTTCGCCATCAACCAATACCTTACTCACAGTTTCGCCTTGCGCGGTTATTTTGCCATCCTTATCAACCTGAATACCCTGAAACTGCTTTAGCAGGTCTTCCACCTTGGCATTCGGTTGTATTTTATAGGTTTTGGCATCGTATTCAGTGGTATCGCCCTTTATTTTTATTTGCGCCGCAGAGCCTTTGATCATCACTTCCTGCAAAAGGCGCGATTTGAGGCTGAGCTTAACCGTACCGAAGTTATAGTCGGTTTTAGCGCCGTCTAACTTAAACTGCTCCACGTAATCAGCATAATCAGGGTAGGCAACCAGCAAAATGTAACTGCCCGGCGCCAACTTCGGAAAGTTGAATTTACCATCGCTGGCGGCGCGTGTATAACTTACCAGGATAGAATCTTTAGCCAGGAGAATACTTACAGATGCGTTTTCAAGTTTTACATTGGATACGGTATCGGCAACAATACCTTTCGCTGTGTAATTGGTTGTAGGGGATGGCGTTTGTGCGAACACCGTAAGGCAACTCATCATGAGCATAATAAGCGCCGAAATTGTGTATTTCATATAAAGCGTATAGGTTGCAGCAATAATAACTAAATTTTTAGGTAATAAATATTAGCGGAATGTTAATTCGATTTTTTTAACACTTTTTAACAGTATTGTTACTCATTATATGTGCATAAGACATTTCTTGTACGCCCTTCGTTACACTTTCTGCAAAATAAATATCACCACTGGGAGTTAGATTTTGATTGAGGTTATGGCAACGCAATATTTGCATAGTATGGCCCGTAACCGCATTGTAGACGCGAAAATTGTACGTTGTTTATAATCAAGCGTAAAAAATTTGATAATACCTTTTAGCAAAATCAAAAACCCATATATTAGCAGCTTTGGAAAAACCCATACAAAACCAACCAAATGAAGAAATTATTAACTATTACTTTTTTATTGACCATCATTTTCAGGTCGTACGGTCAGCAAACTGACCTGGCTGCCCTGGTAAATCCGCTGATGGGAACCGATTCGCAGTACGATCTGTCGAACGGTAATACTTATCCTGCCGTAGCCCTGCCTTGGGGCATGAACTTTTGGTCGCCGCAGACCGGTAAAATGGGCGACGGCTGGATGTATACCTACGATGCGCACAAGATACGCGGCTTTAAACAAACCCACCAGCCATCGCCGTGGATGAATGATTATGGCCAGTTTGCCATTATGCCGGTTGTAGGCAAGGGCAAGGTAAACCAGGATGCAAGGGCCAGCTGGTTTTCGCACAAGGCTGAGGTTACCAAACCTTATTACTACAGCGTTTACCTGGCTGATCATGATGTTACTACCGAGATCACCCCGACTGAGCGTGCGGCACAGTTCCGTATCACTTACCCTAAAAGTGACGAGTCATTCATCGTGATTGATGCGCTGGACCGTGGTTCATGCATCAAGGTATACCCGGAGCAAAAAAAGATAGTTGGCTACTCAACCAAATATGCACGTGGCCCGCTTAAAAACTTCAAAAACTTTTTTGTTATTTATGTAGATAAACCGATTACCGTAGCTAAAACCTACAAAGATACGGTTGAAAACAACGGCCTTGAGGTTGATGATAAACACGCGCTGGCAGTTATAGGCTTTAAAACCGTAAAAGGCGAAAAAGTAAACCTGCGCGTAGCTTCATCATTTGTGAGCATTGAGCAGGCTGACTTAAACCTGAAACGTGAGCTTGCATCTGATAGCTTTGATCAAACTAAAGAAAAAGCACACACCACCTGGAACAAAACGCTTGGCCGTTTAACCGTTGAAGGTGGTACCGACGAGCAACTGCGTACTTTTTATTCATGCCTATACCGCATGTTGTTCTTCCCGAACAAATTGTACGAGATCGACGCTAACAACAAAATTGTTCACTACAGCCCGCACACCGGTAAAACCGAGCCCGGTTACAAATTTGCGGGTACCGGTTTCTGGGATACCTTCCGCGCGTTGTATCCGTTCCTGAATTTGGTTTATCCATCTATAAACAAAGAGATGCAGCAAGGCCTGATCAGCGATTATAAAGAAGGCGGCTGGTTGCCGGAGTGGTCAAGCCCTGGTTATGCCGATATCATGATCGGTAATAACTCAGCCTCGGTAGTTGCTGATGCCTACATTAAAGGCGGCCGTGGTTATGATATCAATACTCTTTGGGATGCCGTGATACATGGTGCCAACAACGAGGATTCAAAAAATTCATCTATCGGTCGTCGTGGTGTTAAATATTATAACGATTTAGGTTATGTGCCTTACGATGTTAAAATAAACGAGAACGCTGCCCGTACGCTGGAGTATGCTTATGATGACTTTGCCATCTACAGCCTGGGTAAAGCTTTGGGCAAACCTGAGTCAGAGATCGCTATCTATAAAAAACGCAGCCGTAACTACCGTAACCTGTTCGATAAATCAACCGGCTTTATGCGCGGTAAAAACCAGGATGGCACATTTGCTTCGCCATTCAGCCCACTTAAATGGGGTGACGCCTTTACCGAAGGTAACAGCTGGCACTATACCTGGAGCGTTTTTCACGATATTAAAGGTTTGATTGGCCTGTATGGCGGCAACAAACAATTCGCTAACAAGCTGGATTCAGTATTCATCATGCCACCGGTATTTGATGATAGCTACTATGGTGGTGTTATCCACGAGATCCGCGAGATGCAGATTGTGAACATGGGGCAGTACGCGCATGGTAACCAACCTATTCAGCACATGACCTACCTGTACAACTACGCGGCTGAGCCATGGAAGAGCCAGTACCATGTACGTGAAGTAATGGACAAACTATACAAACCAACTCCGGATGGATATTGCGGTGATGAAGATAACGGCCAAACATCGGCCTGGTATGTGTTCTCGGCAATGGGTTTTTACCCGGTATGCCCTGCGGTTGACCAGTATGTTATCGGTTCGCCATTGTTCAAAAAAATTACCTTAAAGCTGGAGAACGGCAAAACGGTAACTATAAATGCAGCCAATAACAGCAAAGCAACCCGTTACGTTAACACCATTACTGTTGATGGCAAGCCATACACCCATAACTGGTTAAGCCACTCAGCACTGCAAAAAGGTGGTGTTATCAACTTTAACATGTCGGCACAGCCAAACAAAACACGTGGTACAGGCGCGGCAGATGCTCCGTACTCACTGTCAGACACTGAGAAGTAATAGTACATTATTATAAAAGCAAAAGGGGCTGCATTGAAAAATGCAGCCCCTTTTTTAAGCTATATGTCAGCTTTTATTGCTGTACAATTTGCCATTGCTGGTTGTTGCCGCTATTCCACGGCCATTGAATAACGTTCGCGCCATCAGCGGTTGAGCCGCCGTTAACATCGAGCGCCTGGCCGCTATTACGGTTGATGATACGGTAATAACCGCCGTCGTTAGCAACCACCTGCCATTGCTGGCTGTTGGCTCCGCTCCAGGTTGATTGTGTGATGCCCGCGCCGTTAGTGGTCGATCCGCCATTAACTTCGAGCGCCTTGCCGCTGTTGCGGTTGATAATACGGTAATAACCACCGCCATTATCAATAACCTGCCACTGCTGGTTGTTGCCGCCATTCCATGGCCATTGTATAATGTTGGCACCGTTGGCGGTTGAGCCGCCGTTAACATCAAGCGCTTTACCGCTGTTGCGGTTATTAATACGGTAGTAAGCGGATGAGTTAAAGGTACTGCCCTCGCCCCAGCCGTAACGTATACGCGCCAAACCCGATGCATTGGTAGTAGTAAGCGTAATGTTGGTACCGCTGCCGCCACGGGTTTGTATGCTATAGCTGTCGCCGTCGCGCAGGCCCGGCCAGTAAACGCTGGCAATACCATCAGCCCTGAACACGTTTGTTGAGCCAACTATATAAGCTATCTCGTTATCGCTGCCTACGGTGCCGGTATAATTTTTTCCGGTGGTCATGGCGGCGCCGTATTCGGTTACTACGGTGCGGCTGGCATAGCTGCCAAAGCGGCTGCGCCAGTCGGACTCCCATCCGCTAAGTGTACGGGTAGCCCAAAAGGCGTAATTATGCAGGGACAGCAGGCAATTGGTAAAGCGGCTGTCGGCCCCGATGCCGGTTACATTTTCGGAGTAGCCGGTACCGCCAAGCAAAATGCGGTTACGGGGCACATTGGGGTAACGGGTAAGCCACTCGGCGTAAATGGTAGTAAGCTGTGCCTGGGTGTAACCGTGCGGCTCATTAAACACCTCAAAGTATACATTGGCGTTGCCCTGGTATTTGGCAACTACAGTTTGCCACATATCCCAAAATTGAGTGGTGTTATCGATCATGCCATCGCGGGATGAAGCTGCTTCCCAGCAGGCCAGTATCACTTTCATGTTTTTGTTGAGAGCGCGGTCAATAGCGCCGGTGTATGATCCCCACCATGACTCAAGGACACTTGGCGGATTAATAGGCAGCCTGACCGTATTTACACCTGGCATATTGGTTTGAAAGCCTGTTAAAATAGCATTCGCTTTATCAGATACCGTTGTATAATTATCGCCCGCTTCAAGGCCCGATGGGATCACCCACCCATCCACAAAGTTATCGCGCCCGTCGGCCCAGTTTACGCCGGCTATCGAGGCCGCGCCAACGGCCAGTGTTTGTGTGTCTGAAGTGGTATCGGGCGATTTAACATCTGCTTGTTTTTCTTTTGAACAGCCTGACCATAGCAAAGCCAGTAAGCCAAGCGACATAAGCGTCTTTCTTTTCATAATTTTAGGTTAAGAAGTAATGAATTATTGGTTAGTACAATTACACTGGGTACTAAAGTCGGGCTTTTTGTCAAGGCCGATGCGGGGTAAACGGGTACAATTCAGGGGAGTATTGAATAATAAAGCGGTGCCGACTGCATTACAGCATCATGTAATAGTTACATAAAATGCATTTGTAAGTGGGCTTTTGTTTGCATTTAACTATGTATTTTCATTAGTTTTAGCCCGGCACAATTATACCGGCCAATTAGTAACCTGTTTCTGTAAATTCTTTTTAATCTTTCAGCGCAATTACGCGTCTGAATAAAAAACAAGATTTATCGAACACTTGCTAAAACGTTTATGTTGATCAGATAATGTACGCTACATTACCTATCAGCGTATTGTTGTGCTGCAATTAAAGAATAAACTAACGGGTTATAAGCCCGCTATTCGGAATAAATTAAACTATGGAAAGAAGAAAATTCATCGCCAGCACCGCTATGTTAGGTGCGGGCGTACTGGCCAGCAAGCTATCAGTTGCGGGCTCACTGGCCGATTATCCGGTTGTACGGGTAGCTGCTGCCAAACGTAACTTTACCAGCAAAGCTGTTGAGGCCGCTATTAAGGAGTTTAAACAAAAGGTAAAAGATAAAGAGCTGGGCTGGTTGTTTGAAAACTGTTTCCCGAATACGTTAGATACTACGGTTACTTATAAACAAAAGGATGGCCGCCCGGATACGTATGTAATTACCGGTGATATTGATGCCATGTGGCTGCGTGACAGCAGCGCCCAGGTTTGGCCGTACTTTCACCTGATTAAAAAGGATAAGGCATTGCAGGACCTGATAGCCGGTGTGATAAATCGCCAGGCAACAAACGTGCTGCGCGACCCTTATGCCAACGCTTTTTATGATGACGCGGCAAAAGTAGGCGAGTGGAAAACCGACCATACCGATATGAAACCCGGCCTGCATGAACGCAAATGGGAGATCGACTCGCTTTGTTACCCCATCAGGCTGGCGTACCAGTACTGGAAGTTAACCGGCGATACCAAACCGTTTGATGCTACCTGGAAAAAATCTATCGAAACTATCCTGAAAACGTTTATTGAGCAGCAGCGTAAGGACGGCGATGGGCCATACCATTTTCAGCGTACCACACAGTTTGCTACCGATACGGTGCCAATGAGCGGTTACGGCTACCCGGTTAAGCCTGTTGGTTTGATCTGCTCAGCCTTCAGGCCAAGCGATGACGCTACGGTTTATTCATTCCTGATCCCGTCAAACTTCTTCGCGGTTACGAGCCTGAAACAGGCGGCCGAAATGGTAAAAACTATCTCGAAGGACGATGCCCTGGCAACTCAGCTAACCGCTTTGGCTACCGAGGTTGACGCTGCCCTTAAACAGCACGCTGTTATTGATGTGCCTACTTACGGAAAAGTGTATGCCTTTGAGGTAAACGGCTACGGCAGCTATAACCTGATGGATGATGCCAACGTGCCAAGCTTGCTGTCGTTACCTTATTTAGGCGCTATGCCAAATACTGATCCTATTTATATCAATACCCGTAAGATGATACTTTCGCTGGACAACCCTTTTTTCTACAAAGGTACCGCAGCGGAGGGTATTGGCGGCCCGCACGTAGGCAAGGATATGATATGGCCGATGGCGATCATTATGCGCGCGCTTACCAGTAACGATGATGCTGAAATAAAGGAATGCATCCAGGTGCTGAAAAGAACGCATGGCGATACCGGCTTTATGCACGAAACCTTCCACAAGGATAATCCGAAGAAGTTTACCCGCAGCTGGTTTGCCTGGGCAAATACGCTGTTTGGTGAGTTGTTGTGGGAAACCTATCAAACCAAACCGCAGCTTTTACAGGCGTAACCACAAATCATCAGCCTATGAAATTAAGAATAACTTTAGCTATAAGCCTGTGCACCGCCTTTGCCTTTAAGGCGGGCGCACAAACCAAGGCCGAATATCAGCAACGTATCAATACTTTATACAGCGGTGTGCAGCAGCATTTACATGATGCTGCCGCCGGTTTGTATTATGAGGATACAAAGCCCGAATCAAAAAAACGCCACTCGTACCTGTGGCCGCTTTGCGCGCTGGTGCAGGGTGCGGATGAGATGGATAAACTGGAGCCTAAGAAACATAGAATCGATACGGTATTGGCGGCTATACAGCAGTACTATCGTGCTACGCCGCCTGCGCCGGGCTACCAGGCCATGGTGGTGCATGACGAAAAGGACTCGCGTTTTTATGATGATAACCAATGGATAGGTATTGCCGCTTTAGACGCTTATAATCGTACCAAAACAAAAAAATACCTGGAGCTGGGTAAAATGATCCATCGCTTTCAGTTAACCGCTTATGACGATGAGGCCGGCGGCGGATTGTACTGGAAAGAGGATGAACGCACTACCAAAAAC
This genomic interval from Mucilaginibacter defluvii contains the following:
- a CDS encoding glycoside hydrolase family 76 protein encodes the protein MKLRITLAISLCTAFAFKAGAQTKAEYQQRINTLYSGVQQHLHDAAAGLYYEDTKPESKKRHSYLWPLCALVQGADEMDKLEPKKHRIDTVLAAIQQYYRATPPAPGYQAMVVHDEKDSRFYDDNQWIGIAALDAYNRTKTKKYLELGKMIHRFQLTAYDDEAGGGLYWKEDERTTKNTCSNGPAVLIALQLYKITKEKKYLDTAMLIYNWTNKNLQAPSGVFYDNIKIPSLNVDKATYTYNAGTMLQANVLLYNITRDQKYLTEAKRIADASKAHFFRNGRLPGNYWFNAVLIRGYMELYKVEKDKARLQFIIDDANAIWNTEREGNLVGKRKEKALIDQAAMIEIYGRLASLK